The following nucleotide sequence is from Candidatus Dadabacteria bacterium.
GTTTTAAGGCTGAGCAGGGGCAGGGCGTTTTGCAGCGTTGAGGGAACGGAGAAAGAACCGCAGGTCTGATCTTCAGGGAACGACCGAAAGACTGCTAAGCTTGACGACGGATATGTTCTGCGCAAGCAGCAGGTCCCTTGTTCTCTCTGGCGGCAGGGCATCTGTAAGCAGAAGCCTTATTCTTCCTCCGAGATCGCTTCTGAGATTTCCTCCCGAACCGTTTTCGCCCTGGAGACTGTTAACGACATTTTCGATCTCGGCACCCGGAAGAAAAAGCATAACCGGCATTATCTCGGGAACATCGAGGAAAAAGTCTTCGGTGCCTTCCGCAATGGCTCCCCTGGCTGAGGTCTGCAGGTTAAGCAAGTTGGCGAACTTGGAAAAAGAACCGCAGCCGGGAAGGTAGGAGAATGTCTGATCTTCGACTGAGATTTCTCCCAATTCCTCTTCTGAGAGGCGCAGGAGATCGAGTATGTCTCCATGGGAAAAGGTTTTGCTCTCGGCTGCAGTTGCCCCCGCGTCAAATATTACGGCCGGGGAGTCTTCTTTTACCGAGCTTCCAATTGCGCTTATTTCGTCCTTGAGCTTTTTCCTCGCGAGAAAGCCGAATTTTACGACGCTTGAGTAACTGACCGTTTTTCCCTCCACCGGGAGCTTTTCGTTTGCGCTTAGAAAAACCTTTTCTATTTTTTCTCCGAGCGTTGGGGTCTCGACGAGTTCTCGCGCCTCATCCGCGCTTGCGCAAAGAAAAAAGCAGCTTCCGGATGAGTTCACAAGGATTTCCCTTGCTTCCTTCATGTTCCTTGCGGGAAGACAGATTCCTCCCACCGCGAATACCGCCAGTTCGAAAAAAAGACACGCCAGTGTATTGGGTGAGAGAACAACAATTCTGCTCCCCGTTGAGAAGCCCGAATTCAGAAGAAAGCAGGCTATGCTTTCAACCTCGGTGACAAGATCGGGCCAGGTGATCTGTTTCCAGCTCCATCCGTCTTTTTTCTGAAACAGCAATCTTGAGCCGTTTTCCTTTGTCCTTCGTACGAGAAAATTGCGGAAGTTCCTTTCGTTCATTCTTGTCCGGACCGCCTTTGCGGATTGTGATTCGGGTAGAATTAAAAACTATAATTTAACCGTTTTGCAGGCCATGGTGGCGAATTTATGAAAAGGGAACTTGATTTCGAGAAGAAAAATTTCGCGGGGGCGCTTGAGATCGTAAAGACTCTCGGGGAGAAGGGATACGAGGCTTTCTTCGTGGGCGGCTGCGTGCGCGACGCCCTGCTCGGCGTTTCTTGCGACGAGATTGATATAGCGACAAGCGCGACTCCGGAGCAGGTGCAGGAGGCGTTTTCAAAAACCGTGGCGGTGGGGAAGAGCTTCGGCGTGGTGCTGGTGATAAAAGGAGACATGAAGTTCGAGGTTGCCACCTTCAGGAAGGAATCGAGTTACGGTGACGGAAGACATCCGGAACACGTCGATTACACGAAAAGTGCGGAAGAAGACGTCCGCAGAAGGGATTTTACGATAAACGGGATGCTCTACAATCCAGTTTCTGGGGAGCTCTACGATTACGTGGGTGGCATCGGGGACCTTGAGCGGAGGCTTGTCAGGACCATAGGAGATCCCGAGGAAAGGTTCGGTGAGGACAGGCTTAGAATGATTAGAGCGGTGCGGTTCGCTTCATGTCTTGATTTTGAGCTTGACGGAGAGGCCCTTTTGTCTATACGCAACGAGGCCGCCGCGATATCCGTTGTAAGCGGGGAGAGAATACGTGAAGAACTCGTCAAGATACTCACCCGCCGGAATCCGGGGAACGGACTCAGGCTTCTTAGCTCCAGCGGTCTTCTTGAACATTTTCTCCCGGAAGTCGAATGTATGCACGGAGTTCGCCAGCCCCCTCAGTTCCATCCCGAAGGAGACGTGTTTGAGCATACCTGCCTTATAATGGACATGCTCTACGGCAACACCGACGGTCTCTACTCGGAGGAGCTTGCCGTCGCCGCGCTTCTCCATGACGTTGGCAAGCCGCCTACTTACAGCGAGTCTGACAGGATAAGGTTCAATGGACACGACAGGGTAGGGGCCAGGATGTCTGAAGGCATCTGCAAGAGGCTAAGATTCTCCAAAAAGCAGATAAAGAGAATTTCCGAGCTTATCCTTGAGCATCTTAAGTTCAAGGATGTTTTCAACATGAGAGAAAGCACCCTTAAAAGATTTCTTGCCCTTCCGTATTTTGAGGAGCACATGCAAATGCATCTTGCTGACTGTATGGCAAGTCACGGACAAACCGACGCCTACGATTTCATCAGGGAAAAGATGGAAGAGTATGGAAGGGAGGAAATAAAACCCCCGCCGCTTCTCAGCGGACAGGATCTTATAGATCTCGGATATTCACCCGGCCCCGTTTTTTCGGAAATACTGGGAAAGGTGGAAGAATTCCAGCTTGAAAACAGACTTGTCTCGAAAGAGGAAGCTCTAGATTTCGTGCTGAAGAACTATCCCGATAACCGTGATTAGAGATTATCGTCGAGATTCCGGTTGCAACCCGTTGCACGGAACCGTACCGCGCAGCGGCAGATAATAAAACGGGGAATAACCTTCTTGCTGTGGTATTCCCCGTCTTTATCTTATGTGCGTCAGATTTTTCCCTGAAGCAGAAACGCTATCAGCAGGGCGTAGATTACCAGAGACTCGATAAGGGCGAGACCGATAATCATGGGCGTCTGGATCTTCGCGGAAGCGCCCGGGTTTCTGGCTATGCCGTCAACGGCAGAAGCCGTGGCGAGTCCCTGACCTACTCCCGCGACGCCTGCGGCTATACCTATGCCTACTCCGGCGCCGATGCCAAGTCCCATCTTCGCCAGCTCTCCTAAGCCCCCCTCAGTCGCGGCAAACGCGTCGGGAACAAAAGCACCGAACGAAGCCAGCGTCGCAAGACCTATAAAAGAAAACAACCTTTTCATTTCTTACCTCCTGAATTTATGTCAGTGTTCATGCGCTTCGGCAAGCGCGATATATATGGTCGAAAGTATAGTGAATATAAAAGCCTGCAAAAAAGATACGAAAATACCTAGTCCCACGAAAGCCATGGGAATCAGTATATGCGTGAGGTTGGTAAACACCCCGAGCACCATGTGGTCGCCTGTTATGTTCATGAAAAGCCTGAGGGATAGTGACAGAGGCCTTACCAGATGGCTTATAACCTCGATGATCAGCATAAGCGGCGCGAGGAAAATTACCGGGCCCAGAAAATGCCTGATGTAACCGAGCCCGTGCTCCCTTATTCCGTAGTAGTTGTACATGACGAATATGAGAAGCGAGCACGCTACGGTGGTGTTCAGATTTCCGGTCGGCGGAAGAAAACCCGGGATCATTCCCAGCAGGTTCGCAAACAGTATGAAGAAAAACGACCCGGCTAGAAGCGGGAAGTACTTCTTCGCCTTTTCACGGGATCCGAAAACGTTTTCGATCGTGTTGAAAAGGAACTCAAGCCCCACGAGTTCGAAGAAAATGTTCATCGACGGCTTCTCTTCGGGGATTACGGACTCTTCCCTAGAGTAATGCTTTGTCACCCTCAGGCCGACAAACAGTATGAACAGGAGTACCAGCACTCCGCCCAGAATATGGTCGTATTCTATGAGACCGGCAAGGGAAAACCAGCTGAAATGTTCCATGTCTAACCCTTCAGACCTTTACCTATTATTACTATCACCACGGAAGTCAAGCCTATCATTAAACCATATATATTCAGTTTTGCAAATACGAGCAGGACCGTTATTATCGCAAGCAGCGCGAGCATTTTTGCGACCAGTATGAACATGGAAAACGCAAGTGAATATCTTTTTTCCGCAAGCGCTTTTACGACGAATTTTATAGCTACGTAATCGAGCAGAAAAAGGACCCCCGCAACCGCTATGGCCACCGCCATTTCCCTTTCTCCGATGGCGATATTCACGACGAAAAGAAGCGCCGTTACGGCCAGGGACAGTTTCTCAACGCCGAAATCAAGGTTTTTCATCGTTTCCGTCTTTTCTTTCCTGCCTCAGTTTGAGTGTCCGTAAAAGCAGAGTCAGTCCCGCTATCACTCCGCACACAAGACCTAGCAGGGTAAAGAAGGGGAAAGAGGTGTCAAGTTTTTCGTCGATGTAGTTGCCGAGGAAGAGCCCGGCTATGACGGAGAAGGCGAACTCAATCCCGATTACGGTGAAAAAAAGCCAGTTAGGATTTCTGATTTTACTCTCCCCCGGAAATTTCCCGAAGCGACTCGCGGATTGCCTGCAGCGTAAGGTCTATCTGCTTTTTCGTGTGCGCGGTCGAAACGAACACGCTTTCGAACTGAGACGGCGGGAACATGACTCCGTTTTGAAGAAGATTTCTGAAGAATCTCGCGTATTTCGCAGTATCGCATCCGAGCGCCCCTGCGTAGTCCGTTACCCTCTTGCCGGTGAAAAACACGGTGAACATGGAGCCGACAGAATTTACGGTGGCGTCAATGCCAAGCTCTGCTATTATTTCCCTTATTCCGGATACAAGAGAGGCGGTCAGGCTCTCAAGACGCCTGTAGGTTCTCGGGTTAAGTTCTTTTACCGTCGCAATTCCCGCCGCCATGGCGAGCGGATTTCCCGAGAGGGTACCCGCCTGGTACATGGGACCTTCAGGCGAAACCATCCGCATTATTTCCGCGCTTGCCCCGTACGCCCCTACCGGGAGCCCTCCCCCTATTATTTTCCCGAGACAGGTTATGTCCGGGACTACGCCGAACAGTTCCTGCGCGCCTCCTCTTGCGAGACGGAAACCCGTTATTACCTCGTCGAAGATGAGAACCGCTCCGTGTTTTTTGCATGTGGAGCGCAATTTTCTGAGGAAGTTTTTCTCGGGAGTTACCACTCCCATGTTTCCCGCCACGGGTTCGATTATCACTCCGGCAATCTTTTCGGGGTACTTCTCGAAAAGCCTTTTGACGGAATCTATGCTGTTGTACCGGGCAAGCAGCGTTCTGTTCACAAACGATTTCGGGACCCCGGCGCTGCTTGGATTTCCGAAAGTCGTGGCTCCCGAACCGGATTTCACGAGCAGAAAATCCGAGTGTCCGTGGTAGCATCCCTCGAACTTGATTATGTATTCCCTTCCGGTGACCGTTCTTGCAAGCCTTATGGCACTCATGGTGGCCTCGGTTCCGGAATTGGTAAGGCGAACTTTCTCAATCGAGGGGAAGTGCCTTGCTATCAGCGCGGCAAGATCCGTTTCCAGTTCGCAAGGGGCACCGAAGCTCGTTCCCAGGGGAAGCCTTTCCCCGACGGCACCTACCACCGAGGGATGGGAGTGTCCCAGGATCAGCGGACCCCATGAGGCCACGTAGTCGATGAACCTGTTCCCGTCGGCGTCATATACGTAGGAACCTTCGGCCCTTGATACAAAGAGCGGCGAACCTCCCACGGCCGCAAAAGATCTCACGGGACTGTTTACCCCGCCCACAAGCACGTTTCTTGCCCTGCGAAAAAGCTTCTCTGAGTTGATGGTTTTCATAAAAACGGTTCGGTGTCGACCACGGCCGGAGCTTTTATTCTCCCGGCGTGGACAAGGTCTTAAGGTGTTCTTTCGCCGTTGCGGCTTCGGGTGAGTCCGGGTATGCCTCGATCAGAGATTCGAAAAAGAGACTCGCCTCGTTCGGTTTCCCTATTTTCAAGAGTGCGATTCCCTGATTGAGTTGGCAAAGCGGGATTTTAGGGCTGGCGGGCCAGGTTTCGATTATGTTCTGGTATTCGAGGATGGCCTCCTCGTAGAATTTTTCCTTGAAGTAGGAATCCGCGATGAGGAACATCGCGTCCGCGGCCTCATCGCTTCTGGGGGCGGCGGCAAGGTACTCTCGAAGCAACGCCCTTGCGGCCTCATAGTTACCGTCGGCAAACTTTTTTAGGCCCAGTTCGTAGTTCTCCTTGGGGTCTTTTTCCGCGGGGGCTGGCTCAGTTGCGGGTTCCCCGCCCGGACTTTCAGAAGCTTGCTCAGAAGGCGCGGCGGGAGGTGCCTGCGGTTGCGGAACCGGGGCCTGAGACTTGGCCTCTGCCATTGCCGACATCCCGGTTTCTATTTTTTTGAACCGTTCTTCGCTCTGAGCATGCATTTCGCCTATTATCTGCTCGAGTTCCAGAAGCTTGTTTTCGAATTCGAAAATCTTTTCGTTAAGATTAAGGATATTGTCTTCTTTTTTAACTTCTGCCTTCAGCCAGTCGATATCCTTCTGCATCTTCTTGATGTTCGTTT
It contains:
- a CDS encoding AMP-binding protein, encoding MNERNFRNFLVRRTKENGSRLLFQKKDGWSWKQITWPDLVTEVESIACFLLNSGFSTGSRIVVLSPNTLACLFFELAVFAVGGICLPARNMKEAREILVNSSGSCFFLCASADEARELVETPTLGEKIEKVFLSANEKLPVEGKTVSYSSVVKFGFLARKKLKDEISAIGSSVKEDSPAVIFDAGATAAESKTFSHGDILDLLRLSEEELGEISVEDQTFSYLPGCGSFSKFANLLNLQTSARGAIAEGTEDFFLDVPEIMPVMLFLPGAEIENVVNSLQGENGSGGNLRSDLGGRIRLLLTDALPPERTRDLLLAQNISVVKLSSLSVVP
- a CDS encoding CCA tRNA nucleotidyltransferase, producing MKRELDFEKKNFAGALEIVKTLGEKGYEAFFVGGCVRDALLGVSCDEIDIATSATPEQVQEAFSKTVAVGKSFGVVLVIKGDMKFEVATFRKESSYGDGRHPEHVDYTKSAEEDVRRRDFTINGMLYNPVSGELYDYVGGIGDLERRLVRTIGDPEERFGEDRLRMIRAVRFASCLDFELDGEALLSIRNEAAAISVVSGERIREELVKILTRRNPGNGLRLLSSSGLLEHFLPEVECMHGVRQPPQFHPEGDVFEHTCLIMDMLYGNTDGLYSEELAVAALLHDVGKPPTYSESDRIRFNGHDRVGARMSEGICKRLRFSKKQIKRISELILEHLKFKDVFNMRESTLKRFLALPYFEEHMQMHLADCMASHGQTDAYDFIREKMEEYGREEIKPPPLLSGQDLIDLGYSPGPVFSEILGKVEEFQLENRLVSKEEALDFVLKNYPDNRD
- a CDS encoding ATP synthase F0 subunit C, whose product is MKRLFSFIGLATLASFGAFVPDAFAATEGGLGELAKMGLGIGAGVGIGIAAGVAGVGQGLATASAVDGIARNPGASAKIQTPMIIGLALIESLVIYALLIAFLLQGKI
- the atpB gene encoding F0F1 ATP synthase subunit A, with translation MEHFSWFSLAGLIEYDHILGGVLVLLFILFVGLRVTKHYSREESVIPEEKPSMNIFFELVGLEFLFNTIENVFGSREKAKKYFPLLAGSFFFILFANLLGMIPGFLPPTGNLNTTVACSLLIFVMYNYYGIREHGLGYIRHFLGPVIFLAPLMLIIEVISHLVRPLSLSLRLFMNITGDHMVLGVFTNLTHILIPMAFVGLGIFVSFLQAFIFTILSTIYIALAEAHEH
- the hemL gene encoding glutamate-1-semialdehyde 2,1-aminomutase, giving the protein MKTINSEKLFRRARNVLVGGVNSPVRSFAAVGGSPLFVSRAEGSYVYDADGNRFIDYVASWGPLILGHSHPSVVGAVGERLPLGTSFGAPCELETDLAALIARHFPSIEKVRLTNSGTEATMSAIRLARTVTGREYIIKFEGCYHGHSDFLLVKSGSGATTFGNPSSAGVPKSFVNRTLLARYNSIDSVKRLFEKYPEKIAGVIIEPVAGNMGVVTPEKNFLRKLRSTCKKHGAVLIFDEVITGFRLARGGAQELFGVVPDITCLGKIIGGGLPVGAYGASAEIMRMVSPEGPMYQAGTLSGNPLAMAAGIATVKELNPRTYRRLESLTASLVSGIREIIAELGIDATVNSVGSMFTVFFTGKRVTDYAGALGCDTAKYARFFRNLLQNGVMFPPSQFESVFVSTAHTKKQIDLTLQAIRESLREISGGE
- a CDS encoding tetratricopeptide repeat protein — its product is MRKKYLAVAAVLFSSVFMYGCVASEGDLDFLYSRQREAETNIKKMQKDIDWLKAEVKKEDNILNLNEKIFEFENKLLELEQIIGEMHAQSEERFKKIETGMSAMAEAKSQAPVPQPQAPPAAPSEQASESPGGEPATEPAPAEKDPKENYELGLKKFADGNYEAARALLREYLAAAPRSDEAADAMFLIADSYFKEKFYEEAILEYQNIIETWPASPKIPLCQLNQGIALLKIGKPNEASLFFESLIEAYPDSPEAATAKEHLKTLSTPGE